A genomic segment from Candidatus Methylomirabilota bacterium encodes:
- a CDS encoding MFS transporter yields the protein MRLGAFRHRDFRLFWFGQLVSLIGTWMQSVGQAWLVLELTHSPLSLGVVNALQFAPVLLLSPVGGALSDRTSKRNILLITQAVMMIQALVLAVLVRYGHARYWHVALLAAIYGLGRAVDIPARQAFITDLVGRNDLANAVALNSMVFNGARIVGPSVAGLLIARFDVAVAFYLNALSFVAVLVALLAMRTQGDPDPAGQLGLRQGVLGAVSYATSTPAVGFILSLLVVVSLLGLNFNTVVPLIARDVLHQGAQGFGYLMSALGGGALVGAAGLALGRKDRPPLAFLSGSAAVLCAGVAALGLVVHFPAAMAVLAVLGMLQIYFTTSANTSLQLITPPALRGRVMGLYAMAFAGVTPFGSLLVGTLAEHLGVRVACAIGGSMGALAVISIALLSRRRLAPSIPPTPPGPAVPPAPTV from the coding sequence ATGCGTCTGGGCGCGTTTCGGCATCGCGACTTCCGGCTGTTCTGGTTCGGGCAGCTGGTGTCCCTGATCGGAACGTGGATGCAGTCGGTGGGGCAGGCGTGGCTGGTGCTGGAGCTGACGCATTCGCCCCTCTCCCTCGGCGTGGTGAACGCCCTCCAGTTCGCCCCGGTGCTGCTGCTCTCGCCGGTGGGCGGCGCGCTCAGCGACCGCACGAGCAAGCGCAACATCCTGCTGATCACCCAGGCCGTGATGATGATCCAGGCGCTGGTGCTGGCCGTGCTGGTGCGCTACGGTCACGCGCGCTACTGGCACGTCGCGCTGCTGGCCGCGATCTACGGGCTCGGGCGCGCCGTCGACATCCCGGCGCGTCAGGCCTTCATCACCGACCTGGTCGGCCGCAACGACCTGGCGAACGCGGTGGCGCTGAACTCCATGGTGTTCAACGGCGCGCGCATCGTGGGGCCCAGCGTGGCCGGCCTCCTGATCGCGCGCTTCGACGTGGCGGTGGCGTTCTACCTGAACGCGCTCTCCTTCGTCGCGGTGCTGGTGGCGCTGCTCGCCATGCGCACGCAGGGCGACCCGGACCCCGCGGGCCAGCTCGGCCTGCGCCAGGGCGTGCTGGGCGCGGTCAGCTACGCGACGAGCACGCCGGCGGTGGGCTTTATCCTCTCCCTGCTGGTGGTGGTGAGCCTGCTCGGGCTGAACTTCAACACCGTGGTGCCGCTGATCGCGCGCGACGTGCTGCACCAGGGCGCGCAGGGCTTCGGCTATCTCATGTCGGCGCTGGGCGGGGGCGCCCTCGTGGGGGCGGCGGGGCTCGCGCTCGGGCGCAAGGATCGCCCGCCGCTGGCGTTCCTGTCCGGGTCGGCCGCCGTCCTCTGCGCGGGCGTCGCGGCGCTCGGTCTGGTCGTGCACTTCCCGGCGGCGATGGCGGTGCTGGCCGTGCTGGGGATGCTCCAGATCTATTTCACGACCTCGGCCAACACGTCGCTGCAGCTCATCACGCCGCCGGCCCTGCGCGGGCGCGTGATGGGCCTCTACGCGATGGCCTTCGCGGGGGTGACGCCGTTCGGCTCGCTGCTGGTGGGCACGCTCGCCGAGCATCTGGGCGTGCGGGTGGCCTGCGCGATCGGCGGGAGCATGGGTGCGCTCGCCGTGATCTCGATCGCGCTCCTCTCGCGGCGCCGCCTCGCGCCGTCGATCCCGCCGACGCCGCCGGGCCCGGCGGTGCCGCCGGCGCCGACCGTCTAG
- a CDS encoding TetR/AcrR family transcriptional regulator produces MPKNLSPAEVDAFRTRLCKVAQHRFATQGRDGVSMRQLATALGCSPMTPYRYFRDKDDILAAVRAAAFDRFADALEAAIVKAGDDLRAQGEGVGEAYIRFALKEPEAYRLMFDLAQPHPDRYPELVRATTRARHLMSAALVKLVEAGVFAGDPVVMGHVFWAAMHGLIVLHLAGKLPDKPDFRTIQREAMRLLVAGARSGAAPAPERVAARPAGHRRSPKP; encoded by the coding sequence GTGCCGAAGAATCTCTCGCCCGCGGAGGTCGACGCCTTTCGCACGCGCCTCTGCAAGGTGGCGCAGCACCGCTTCGCCACCCAGGGGCGCGACGGCGTGAGCATGCGCCAGCTCGCCACCGCGCTCGGCTGTAGCCCCATGACGCCGTACCGCTACTTCCGCGACAAGGACGACATCCTCGCCGCGGTGCGCGCCGCCGCCTTCGACCGCTTCGCGGATGCCCTCGAGGCCGCCATCGTGAAGGCGGGCGACGATCTTCGCGCGCAGGGCGAGGGCGTCGGCGAGGCCTACATCCGCTTCGCGCTCAAGGAGCCCGAGGCCTATCGCCTGATGTTCGACCTCGCCCAGCCGCATCCCGACCGCTACCCCGAGCTGGTGCGCGCCACCACGCGGGCGCGACACCTCATGAGCGCCGCCCTGGTGAAGCTCGTGGAGGCCGGCGTCTTCGCGGGCGACCCCGTGGTCATGGGCCATGTCTTCTGGGCCGCGATGCACGGCCTCATCGTGCTGCACCTGGCCGGCAAGCTCCCCGACAAGCCCGACTTCCGAACCATTCAGCGCGAGGCCATGCGCCTCCTGGTGGCGGGCGCCCGCTCGGGGGCGGCGCCGGCACCGGAGCGGGTGGCCGCTCGCCCCGCGGGACACAGGAGGAGTCCCAAGCCATGA
- a CDS encoding Rieske 2Fe-2S domain-containing protein — MTTTHSPAIQPAPPRPADEAAAGFHQSWFPLALARDLVPGRPLGRDFLGTRVVLYRDPAGQAVVQGAYCPHLGADLSVGQVVDGQIRCAYHHWKFDCAGRCVDIPAGDKIPSGARIPTYPSAEAWGLVWAFNGEAPLFPVPGIPGADEGELVYESHFRGTRATDPWVATSNGVDFQHLRTLHGLDAFDPDAVTVSDYRMDYRVGGPDFVQEGRITGVNTFSQHLYFMEQDLYMLFSGAPIAHGRSMGFYVFGVRAGDGGREKATATLESLRGFVQRLIAEDGPVLDTIRFHPRTLVASDRHLARFLKFVREFPRAVPPDA; from the coding sequence ATGACCACGACGCACAGCCCCGCGATCCAGCCCGCGCCCCCCCGGCCGGCGGACGAGGCCGCGGCCGGCTTCCATCAGTCCTGGTTCCCCCTGGCCCTGGCGCGCGACCTCGTCCCCGGCCGGCCGCTCGGCCGGGACTTTTTGGGCACGCGCGTCGTGCTCTACCGCGACCCGGCCGGCCAAGCGGTGGTCCAGGGCGCCTACTGCCCGCACCTGGGCGCCGACCTCTCCGTGGGCCAGGTGGTGGACGGACAAATTCGCTGTGCGTACCACCATTGGAAGTTCGACTGCGCGGGGCGCTGCGTGGACATTCCCGCCGGCGACAAGATCCCGTCCGGCGCGCGCATCCCCACCTACCCCAGCGCGGAGGCGTGGGGGCTCGTCTGGGCCTTCAACGGCGAGGCGCCGCTCTTCCCCGTGCCCGGCATCCCCGGCGCGGACGAAGGTGAGCTGGTCTACGAATCGCACTTCCGCGGCACGCGGGCGACCGATCCGTGGGTGGCCACGTCCAACGGCGTCGACTTCCAGCACCTCCGGACGCTCCACGGCCTGGACGCGTTCGATCCGGACGCGGTCACCGTAAGCGACTATCGTATGGACTACCGCGTGGGCGGGCCCGACTTCGTGCAGGAGGGCCGCATCACCGGCGTCAATACGTTCTCCCAGCACCTCTACTTCATGGAGCAGGACCTCTACATGCTCTTCTCCGGCGCGCCCATCGCGCACGGGCGCAGCATGGGCTTTTACGTCTTCGGCGTGCGCGCCGGCGACGGCGGCCGCGAGAAGGCCACCGCCACGCTCGAGAGCCTGCGCGGCTTCGTCCAGCGCCTGATCGCCGAGGACGGGCCCGTGCTCGACACCATCCGCTTCCACCCCCGCACGCTGGTCGCCTCCGACCGGCACCTCGCGCGCTTCCTGAAGTTCGTCCGCGAGTTCCCGCGCGCGGTGCCGCCGGACGCTTGA
- a CDS encoding Uma2 family endonuclease has translation MDRFQYSRLIDEGVLDEDDPIELLDGHLLVKEPQHSPHRTAVLLTAKALERAFGDGWFVQTQSPIILDDRSEPEPDVCVVRGAPRDYARAHPMHPALVVEVAQSALRIARGRKAAAYARAGIDEYWILNLEDRVLEVRRAPAPMEAEWRYATVAVLGADAMVTPLAAPAASLRVGDLLP, from the coding sequence ATGGACCGCTTCCAGTACAGCCGCCTGATCGACGAGGGTGTGCTCGACGAGGACGATCCGATCGAGCTGCTGGACGGCCATCTCCTCGTGAAGGAGCCGCAGCATAGCCCTCATCGGACGGCGGTGCTTTTGACGGCGAAGGCGCTGGAGCGCGCGTTCGGTGACGGATGGTTCGTCCAGACGCAGAGCCCGATCATCCTCGACGACCGTTCGGAGCCCGAGCCCGATGTCTGCGTCGTGCGCGGTGCGCCGCGCGACTATGCGCGCGCACACCCGATGCACCCGGCTCTGGTCGTTGAGGTCGCGCAGTCGGCTCTGCGTATCGCCCGCGGACGCAAGGCCGCCGCCTACGCGCGCGCCGGCATCGACGAGTACTGGATCCTGAATCTCGAAGATCGCGTCCTCGAGGTCCGTCGCGCCCCCGCGCCCATGGAAGCGGAATGGCGGTACGCCACCGTCGCCGTCCTCGGCGCCGACGCGATGGTGACACCGCTCGCCGCACCGGCCGCGAGCCTCCGCGTCGGCGACCTTCTGCCCTAG